A single Alteribacter lacisalsi DNA region contains:
- a CDS encoding cold shock domain-containing protein → MMTGKVKWFNSEKGFGFIEREDGDDVFVHFSAINAEGFKTLEEGQEVEFEIVEGDRGPQAANVVRL, encoded by the coding sequence ATTATGACAGGTAAAGTAAAATGGTTTAACTCAGAAAAAGGTTTCGGTTTCATCGAGCGTGAAGACGGAGACGACGTTTTCGTACACTTCTCTGCGATCAATGCTGAAGGTTTCAAAACTCTTGAAGAAGGTCAAGAAGTTGAATTTGAAATCGTTGAAGGCGACCGCGGTCCACAAGCAGCAAACGTTGTACGTCTGTAA